A region of Roseobacter litoralis Och 149 DNA encodes the following proteins:
- a CDS encoding S8 family serine peptidase: MINALQFLRQVVIISLLFVLVGCAPLTTSPDKNDTNVVGQRKVIALVPDAQATEGMRAAGLSGGYQLLDVTDLAGLDLTMLTFRMPDGITGPQAIAALEAAVPTSTVGINHAYRLQQSSSAAQELDYANAMMRWRTDGCRAQVPVGVIDTGIDTTSPALDGARIVTRAFFEGRAAPAAHGTDVASVLANPSRLKDVTIYGANVFGQQDALGLKAGADALVRALDWLAEEDVRFVNLALAGPYNKLLDLAVERSVDRGLILVAAVGNDGPNVDPLYPAGFDGVIAVTAVDADGRIYRNAVRGPHVDIAAPGVDILVPSGGSVRFVTGTSIATPLITARLAADPTLANARSVSDVRKRLAATSAELGRSGRDPVYGHGLALAEDICGD, translated from the coding sequence GTGATTAACGCACTGCAGTTCCTTCGCCAAGTTGTGATCATCAGCCTTCTGTTCGTTCTGGTAGGGTGCGCGCCTTTGACGACTTCCCCCGACAAAAACGACACGAATGTGGTCGGGCAGCGCAAAGTCATCGCGCTTGTCCCGGATGCGCAAGCAACCGAAGGCATGCGCGCAGCAGGGCTTTCAGGTGGCTATCAACTTCTGGATGTAACGGATCTGGCGGGGCTTGATCTTACGATGCTGACCTTTCGGATGCCTGACGGCATCACCGGACCACAAGCAATCGCCGCGCTTGAAGCGGCAGTGCCCACCTCAACCGTTGGCATCAATCACGCCTACCGCCTCCAGCAATCCAGCAGTGCCGCGCAAGAGCTGGATTATGCCAACGCAATGATGCGATGGCGCACAGATGGGTGTCGTGCACAGGTGCCGGTGGGTGTGATCGACACCGGGATCGATACCACCAGCCCGGCTTTGGACGGCGCGCGCATCGTGACGCGCGCGTTCTTTGAAGGTCGCGCCGCACCGGCTGCGCATGGTACGGATGTCGCCTCTGTTCTGGCCAATCCCAGCCGCCTGAAAGACGTCACGATCTACGGCGCAAACGTGTTCGGGCAGCAAGACGCGCTGGGGCTGAAGGCGGGTGCGGATGCACTGGTGCGCGCACTTGACTGGCTGGCGGAGGAAGACGTCCGCTTCGTCAATCTCGCCCTCGCCGGTCCTTACAACAAACTGCTCGACCTTGCCGTGGAACGTTCGGTGGACCGTGGGTTGATCCTTGTGGCAGCTGTGGGCAACGACGGGCCGAACGTTGATCCTTTGTATCCCGCAGGTTTTGACGGGGTGATCGCCGTGACTGCAGTAGACGCCGACGGACGAATCTACCGCAACGCGGTGCGTGGCCCGCATGTGGATATCGCCGCGCCCGGTGTGGACATTCTTGTGCCATCCGGGGGCAGCGTTCGGTTCGTGACCGGTACGTCGATCGCGACCCCCTTGATCACGGCCCGGCTGGCGGCTGATCCGACACTTGCAAATGCGCGCAGTGTTTCGGACGTGCGCAAGCGTCTGGCCGCAACCAGCGCGGAACTGGGCCGTTCAGGGCGCGACCCGGTCTACGGACACGGCCTCGCCCTCGCCGAAGACATCTGTGGCGATTGA
- a CDS encoding RNA polymerase sigma factor, whose amino-acid sequence MDDKDLIARIAAGDKSAMRDLYTRYDQAIYAFAMGRCGNSELASDCVHDTMLDVWRTASRFGGQSSVKTWLFSIARNKLVDALRKRGKLSFVDEVPESADTAPDPEAAAIAASEKQRLHTCLKGLKDVQHSAIRLAFLEDLTYPEIAEIEAVPVGTIKTRIFHAKQALMRCLAAGLHR is encoded by the coding sequence ATGGATGACAAAGATCTCATTGCACGCATTGCTGCAGGCGACAAAAGCGCAATGCGGGACCTCTACACCCGGTATGATCAGGCCATCTATGCGTTTGCCATGGGGCGTTGCGGAAATTCCGAACTCGCCTCGGATTGCGTGCATGACACAATGCTTGATGTGTGGCGCACAGCGTCGCGCTTTGGCGGGCAATCAAGCGTCAAGACCTGGCTGTTTTCGATTGCGCGCAACAAGTTGGTCGATGCTTTGCGCAAACGCGGCAAGCTCTCGTTTGTGGATGAGGTGCCGGAAAGCGCGGATACCGCACCGGACCCAGAGGCCGCAGCAATCGCGGCATCGGAAAAGCAACGGCTTCATACCTGCCTGAAAGGGTTGAAAGATGTGCAGCACTCCGCCATCCGCCTCGCCTTTCTCGAAGACCTGACCTACCCCGAGATCGCTGAAATCGAAGCCGTGCCAGTCGGGACCATCAAAACCCGCATTTTCCACGCCAAACAGGCACTGATGCGGTGTCTCGCCGCCGGGTTGCATCGCTGA
- a CDS encoding calcium-binding protein has product MSLFNLFNLFSNGLDIKGSDKSDLIIGSFGNDTIAGNGGDDLMFGLFGNDKMSGGLGDDTIFAGGGHDIVEGGEGEDALYGNNGNDVIVGNRGDDKMFGGSGNDKLVWNNGDGSDLMNGGSGYDKVQVNFNTDLVDNDLQNKDVAEFETTDTGVQFARTEVNDQSERGLFQLDIRETEVLETNFGGGDDTAVIKGDVLEQIALNLDGGDGVDTLDLSQVDAGIKVDLAAGKLAHSKAENFENVIGTEYKDLLRGDAQDNVISGLGGDDQLGGRGGDDTLIGNKGDDKVFGGDGDDLLIWNNGDGSDLMHGGNGYDRLQVNFDTDLVNDDLQNKDVAEFSVADIGLQFARTEVNDQSEAGLFQLDVRNIEVLETNFGGGDDTAVIKDNILKRIELELDGGDGVDLLDLSDAASAVTVDLAAGTITDGANTSTAINFENVTGTDFNDTITGNDQDNVIRGGAGNDVMSGGAGADTFVFFEEDAGVDIILDFNFNEDSLLFLTNDPEVTTDSLLSNLTQTGDDVELAFNNKVITFEDTVVSDFNADDFMIA; this is encoded by the coding sequence ATGTCCCTTTTTAACCTTTTCAATCTTTTTTCCAACGGCCTCGACATTAAAGGATCTGACAAGAGCGATCTGATTATCGGCTCCTTTGGCAATGATACGATTGCCGGGAACGGTGGCGACGATCTGATGTTTGGTCTGTTCGGCAATGATAAAATGTCCGGTGGTCTGGGCGATGACACGATTTTCGCGGGTGGCGGCCATGACATCGTCGAAGGTGGCGAGGGCGAAGATGCCCTTTATGGCAACAACGGCAATGACGTGATCGTCGGCAACAGAGGCGACGACAAGATGTTTGGCGGATCAGGCAACGACAAGCTGGTCTGGAACAACGGCGACGGTTCTGACCTGATGAATGGTGGCAGCGGGTATGATAAGGTACAGGTGAATTTCAACACCGACCTTGTGGATAATGACCTGCAAAACAAGGACGTCGCAGAATTTGAGACAACCGACACAGGCGTCCAGTTCGCCCGCACCGAAGTCAATGATCAGTCCGAACGCGGCCTGTTCCAACTCGACATCCGCGAAACCGAAGTGCTGGAGACGAATTTCGGCGGCGGTGATGATACTGCAGTGATCAAAGGCGATGTGCTTGAACAGATCGCTCTGAACCTTGATGGCGGGGACGGCGTCGACACGCTGGATCTGTCACAGGTTGATGCGGGCATCAAGGTGGACCTTGCCGCTGGCAAACTGGCGCATTCCAAAGCCGAAAACTTCGAGAACGTCATTGGCACCGAGTATAAGGATCTGCTCAGGGGCGATGCGCAGGACAACGTCATTTCGGGTCTTGGCGGGGATGACCAACTCGGCGGTCGGGGCGGCGATGACACGCTGATCGGCAACAAGGGCGACGACAAGGTCTTTGGCGGGGACGGCGATGATCTGCTGATCTGGAACAATGGCGACGGGTCGGATCTGATGCACGGCGGCAACGGATATGACCGCTTGCAGGTCAACTTTGACACGGACCTTGTGAATGACGATCTGCAAAACAAGGACGTGGCTGAGTTTTCCGTCGCGGACATCGGGCTGCAATTTGCACGTACCGAGGTGAATGATCAGTCAGAGGCTGGCCTGTTCCAACTGGACGTGCGTAACATCGAAGTGTTGGAAACAAACTTTGGCGGCGGCGACGACACGGCCGTGATCAAGGACAACATCCTCAAGCGGATCGAACTTGAACTGGATGGCGGCGATGGCGTGGACCTTCTCGACCTCAGCGACGCAGCATCGGCGGTCACTGTTGATCTCGCGGCAGGCACCATCACCGACGGGGCGAACACATCCACCGCGATCAACTTCGAGAACGTCACCGGCACGGATTTCAACGACACGATCACCGGCAACGATCAGGACAATGTGATCCGCGGTGGTGCCGGAAACGATGTGATGTCAGGCGGTGCGGGCGCAGATACTTTCGTGTTCTTCGAAGAGGACGCGGGCGTCGACATCATTCTCGATTTTAACTTCAACGAAGACAGCCTCCTGTTCCTCACCAACGATCCGGAGGTCACAACCGACAGCCTGCTGTCGAACCTGACGCAGACCGGGGACGACGTGGAACTGGCCTTCAACAACAAGGTGATCACATTCGAAGACACTGTGGTTTCCGACTTTAACGCCGACGATTTTATGATTGCATAA
- a CDS encoding GntR family transcriptional regulator, with protein sequence MAQATQLGERRTSVDDIFDHLHDEILSLRLRPGDKISEADIAARFGVSRQPVRDAFSRLATLDLLLIRPQRATEVKRFSLREIAKSRFVRAAVEQEVLQRASQYCDATGAAELDAALAAQEQAIEQNDLETFGELDYKFHQILCHIAKVDFAFDVIRTEKSNVDRLCILSLSKGDRMPDLVADHRRIAEAVRKHDAQSAVENGMRHLSRLDATIEQISITNANYFERE encoded by the coding sequence ATGGCTCAGGCCACACAACTTGGCGAGCGGCGCACCAGCGTTGACGACATATTTGACCACCTTCACGACGAAATCCTGTCGTTGCGCCTGCGTCCGGGCGACAAGATTTCCGAAGCCGATATCGCCGCCCGGTTCGGTGTGTCCAGACAGCCCGTGCGGGACGCGTTCAGTCGGCTGGCCACGCTTGATCTTTTGCTGATCCGCCCACAACGCGCCACCGAAGTGAAACGATTTTCGCTGCGCGAGATTGCCAAGTCGCGTTTCGTGCGCGCCGCCGTGGAACAGGAAGTCTTGCAGCGCGCGTCGCAATATTGCGACGCAACCGGCGCGGCGGAACTCGACGCGGCACTTGCGGCACAGGAACAGGCGATAGAACAGAATGACCTCGAGACCTTTGGAGAACTGGATTACAAATTCCATCAGATCCTGTGTCATATCGCCAAGGTGGATTTTGCTTTCGACGTCATCCGCACGGAGAAATCAAACGTCGACCGCCTGTGCATTCTGAGCCTCTCCAAAGGGGATCGGATGCCTGATCTTGTGGCCGATCACCGGCGTATCGCAGAAGCGGTCAGAAAACATGATGCGCAGAGCGCGGTCGAGAACGGCATGCGTCACCTCTCCCGACTGGACGCGACGATCGAGCAGATTTCGATTACAAACGCGAATTACTTTGAACGCGAGTAA
- a CDS encoding SDR family NAD(P)-dependent oxidoreductase yields the protein MKLAGQTAIITGGGRDIGQAAAIKLAAEGANVAINYFSSSTGADAAVAQIKAQGGQAFALKGDLTKPEDVEALVSKTVADFGGIDILVNNAGGLIARKTIAEMPLDHWNAVMDLNLTSTFMMTKACLAHMKSGAIVNLASQAGRDGGGAGAVAYATSKGAVMTMTRGLAKELGPDIRVNALCPGMIDTDFHNVHTPDAGRRGFEATAPVKRQGTTEDTANLILFLACSDSAFITGANIDINGGMVFS from the coding sequence ATGAAACTAGCAGGGCAAACGGCAATCATTACAGGTGGGGGGCGTGACATCGGTCAGGCCGCAGCGATCAAGCTGGCGGCGGAAGGTGCTAATGTGGCGATCAACTACTTTTCCAGCAGTACCGGTGCAGATGCGGCTGTGGCGCAGATCAAAGCACAGGGCGGACAGGCCTTTGCCCTGAAGGGTGATTTGACCAAACCCGAAGACGTCGAAGCGCTGGTGTCAAAAACCGTCGCTGACTTTGGCGGTATAGATATTCTGGTCAATAACGCGGGCGGCCTGATCGCGCGCAAAACCATCGCCGAGATGCCGCTGGATCATTGGAACGCCGTTATGGATCTGAACCTGACCAGTACGTTCATGATGACGAAGGCCTGTCTTGCGCATATGAAATCCGGGGCAATCGTGAACCTCGCCAGTCAGGCAGGGCGGGACGGCGGCGGTGCCGGTGCTGTGGCTTATGCCACGTCAAAGGGTGCGGTGATGACCATGACGCGCGGGCTCGCAAAAGAGCTTGGGCCGGACATCCGCGTGAACGCCCTGTGCCCCGGTATGATTGATACGGATTTCCACAATGTGCACACCCCTGATGCGGGGCGGCGCGGTTTTGAGGCCACGGCGCCTGTCAAAAGGCAGGGCACGACCGAGGACACCGCCAATCTGATCCTGTTTCTCGCCTGCTCGGATTCCGCATTCATTACCGGTGCGAATATCGACATCAACGGCGGTATGGTGTTTTCCTGA
- a CDS encoding cupin domain-containing protein, with translation MSDYPIVSTGENVTRQVLSDHPDLMVVAFRFDKEGATGALHHHPHVQSTYVESGRFRFTLGDTTRDVGPGDSFVVPANQEHGCVCLEPGMLVDGFTPRRDDFL, from the coding sequence ATGTCTGATTACCCAATTGTATCCACCGGCGAAAATGTGACACGTCAGGTGCTGTCGGATCATCCTGACCTGATGGTGGTGGCCTTTCGCTTTGATAAGGAAGGGGCCACGGGCGCACTGCACCATCACCCGCATGTTCAGTCGACCTATGTCGAAAGCGGGCGTTTCCGCTTCACCCTCGGCGACACAACGCGCGACGTCGGACCGGGTGACAGCTTCGTTGTGCCCGCCAATCAGGAACATGGGTGTGTATGTCTGGAACCGGGCATGCTCGTCGACGGTTTCACGCCCAGACGAGACGATTTTCTGTAA
- a CDS encoding TRAP transporter substrate-binding protein, whose protein sequence is MFNALTKSFAGAVALAVVASVASADNWRGWNIHVDGYPNTVAMDKFAELLAVKTDGEYTLQMFHGGTLGSQPDAVEQVRAGALEIGNFNLGPIGPIVPAANVVSLPFIFKDVPHMFRVLNGEAGATIAAGMAEKGLQPLAWYDAGARSFYNGDKPINTPADVEGMKVRVMNNELFTGMIAELGGNPSPMAFAEVYQALKTGVVDGAENNWPSYESTGHFEVAGYYSLSQHLIIPECICMNIGTFNSLSPEMKTAVLEAAQESALYQRDLWNKREAASRAAVEAAGVVVNEIADKAPFQAAMTPVYEAYFETNPDLRALVELIQATE, encoded by the coding sequence ATGTTCAATGCACTAACCAAATCATTTGCGGGCGCTGTGGCGCTCGCTGTCGTGGCAAGCGTCGCAAGCGCGGACAACTGGCGCGGCTGGAATATCCACGTCGACGGTTATCCAAACACCGTAGCCATGGACAAATTTGCAGAGCTGCTTGCTGTGAAAACAGACGGCGAATACACGTTGCAGATGTTCCACGGCGGCACATTGGGCAGCCAGCCCGACGCCGTCGAGCAGGTGCGCGCAGGCGCGCTGGAAATCGGCAACTTCAACCTGGGCCCCATCGGGCCGATTGTCCCGGCGGCGAATGTTGTCTCACTGCCCTTTATTTTCAAAGACGTCCCGCACATGTTCCGTGTGCTCAACGGCGAAGCCGGTGCGACAATTGCAGCGGGTATGGCCGAAAAAGGTCTTCAGCCGCTGGCATGGTATGATGCGGGCGCGCGGTCCTTTTACAACGGTGATAAACCGATCAACACGCCAGCCGATGTCGAAGGCATGAAGGTACGCGTGATGAACAACGAACTGTTCACAGGCATGATCGCCGAGCTTGGCGGCAACCCATCCCCGATGGCATTTGCTGAGGTATATCAAGCGCTGAAAACCGGTGTTGTGGATGGAGCCGAAAACAACTGGCCGTCTTACGAATCCACGGGGCACTTTGAAGTTGCAGGGTATTATTCACTGTCACAACACCTGATCATCCCCGAATGCATCTGCATGAACATCGGTACGTTCAACAGCCTGTCGCCAGAGATGAAAACCGCCGTCCTCGAAGCGGCGCAGGAATCCGCGCTTTATCAGCGTGACCTCTGGAACAAGCGCGAAGCGGCCAGCCGTGCCGCGGTAGAAGCTGCCGGTGTGGTTGTGAACGAAATTGCTGACAAGGCACCGTTCCAGGCTGCAATGACGCCGGTCTATGAAGCCTACTTTGAAACCAACCCGGATCTGCGCGCGCTCGTCGAGCTCATTCAGGCCACAGAATAA
- a CDS encoding TRAP transporter small permease yields the protein MSDARPLPFFVKRMAAVLDTLAFVCRILTGVALVFLTVIFGWLVFGRYVLNATPTWVEQMALLLVMLIAFLGAAVGVHENTHLSVSLLRSAVPPRVRSFFVVLSDVLMAGFGGLMLWYGAQLTIFKWGSLIPLIQLPEGLRSLPLTIGGGLILIFSVGHLIRLFLGVDDRSDSIE from the coding sequence ATGAGCGACGCGCGGCCCCTTCCTTTTTTCGTAAAACGCATGGCGGCGGTGCTTGATACGCTGGCGTTTGTTTGCCGCATTCTGACCGGAGTGGCATTGGTTTTCCTGACGGTCATATTCGGCTGGTTGGTTTTTGGACGCTACGTGTTGAACGCCACACCCACATGGGTGGAACAGATGGCGCTGCTGCTCGTGATGCTGATCGCTTTTCTGGGCGCAGCCGTCGGTGTGCATGAAAACACCCATCTGTCCGTCTCGCTGTTGCGCAGCGCTGTTCCGCCACGGGTGCGCAGCTTTTTTGTTGTGCTGTCGGATGTGCTCATGGCCGGTTTTGGCGGGCTCATGCTGTGGTACGGCGCACAGCTCACGATTTTCAAATGGGGGTCGCTGATCCCTCTGATCCAACTGCCCGAAGGGTTGCGATCGCTCCCGCTGACCATCGGCGGCGGGCTGATACTCATTTTCTCGGTTGGTCATCTTATCCGCCTGTTTTTGGGCGTGGATGACCGCAGTGACAGTATAGAATAG
- a CDS encoding TRAP transporter large permease, with protein MGILVLLGAFALCVVIGTPVAFALGISAIVAFWYEGLPLMIGFQRIVSGINVFALMAIPFFIFAGELMFHGGIAMRLVKFASAAVGAVRGGLGIVNVFSSMLFGGISGSAIADISALGSILVPVMKEKGYDADYAVNVTVTSSIAGIIIPPSHNMIIFAIAAGGGISISKLFLAGVVPGILMCFCLALAAYLVAVKRGYQAEQFPGWTALVMAFFGAIPGLLTAVIIVGGVLSGVFTVTESGAFGALYAFFVTLLVYRSITWLKFRTAVTQAVKTTAMVMILIACAGAFAYMLTFYQVPLKTVDLLTGMTENPILILLMINLILLVLGMIMDMAALILICTPIFLPVAHSLGIDPLQFGMILLVNLGLGLCTPPVGSCLFVGCAVGKLPMEKAVRTIWPFYIAILIALLLITFVPAISLTLPNWVAG; from the coding sequence GTGGGCATTTTGGTTCTTTTGGGGGCATTCGCGCTCTGTGTCGTGATCGGCACGCCTGTTGCTTTCGCGCTCGGTATCTCTGCCATTGTTGCCTTCTGGTACGAAGGCTTGCCCCTGATGATCGGTTTCCAAAGGATCGTGAGCGGGATCAATGTCTTTGCGCTGATGGCGATCCCATTTTTCATCTTCGCGGGCGAATTGATGTTCCATGGCGGCATTGCCATGCGTCTGGTCAAATTCGCATCTGCTGCCGTTGGTGCCGTGCGCGGCGGGCTGGGCATCGTCAATGTTTTCTCGTCGATGCTGTTTGGCGGCATTTCTGGTTCGGCGATTGCTGATATTTCCGCGCTTGGATCCATTCTGGTCCCGGTGATGAAAGAAAAAGGCTATGATGCGGATTATGCCGTTAACGTCACGGTGACGTCTTCCATCGCTGGCATCATCATTCCGCCCAGTCACAACATGATCATCTTTGCCATTGCGGCAGGGGGCGGCATTTCAATCTCAAAACTCTTTCTGGCCGGTGTCGTACCCGGTATTCTGATGTGCTTTTGCCTCGCATTGGCGGCCTATCTGGTGGCGGTGAAACGTGGCTATCAGGCCGAACAGTTTCCCGGCTGGACAGCACTTGTGATGGCATTCTTTGGGGCGATACCGGGTCTGTTGACGGCTGTGATCATCGTCGGCGGCGTCTTGTCCGGTGTTTTCACTGTGACCGAGTCGGGGGCATTTGGGGCTCTTTACGCGTTTTTCGTCACCTTGTTGGTCTATCGTTCGATCACGTGGCTCAAATTCCGCACGGCGGTGACGCAGGCGGTCAAGACAACGGCCATGGTCATGATCCTGATCGCTTGCGCCGGGGCCTTTGCCTATATGCTGACGTTTTATCAGGTGCCGCTGAAGACGGTGGACCTTTTGACCGGCATGACGGAAAATCCGATCCTGATATTGCTGATGATCAACCTCATCCTGCTGGTGCTGGGCATGATCATGGACATGGCAGCCCTCATCCTGATCTGCACGCCGATCTTCCTGCCGGTCGCCCACAGTCTGGGGATTGACCCGCTTCAATTCGGGATGATCCTGCTGGTCAATCTGGGGCTTGGCTTGTGCACGCCGCCCGTCGGATCGTGCCTTTTCGTCGGCTGCGCTGTTGGGAAACTGCCGATGGAGAAGGCGGTTCGCACCATCTGGCCATTTTACATCGCGATTCTCATCGCGCTGTTGCTGATTACCTTTGTGCCTGCCATCTCGCTGACGCTGCCCAACTGGGTTGCGGGCTGA
- the glyA gene encoding serine hydroxymethyltransferase has product MNAPHRAPGFFTQSLADSDPELFGSITDELGRQRDEIELIASENIVSAAVLEAQGSIMTNKYAEGYPGRRYYGGCQFVDVAENLAIERACKLFDCGFANVQPNSGSQANQGVFTALLQPGDTILGMSLDAGGHLTHGAKPNQSGKWFNAIQYGVRREDNLLDYEQVEALAKEHQPKLIIAGGSAIPRQIDFARMREIADMVGAYLHVDMAHFAGLVAAGEHPSPFPHAHVATTTTHKTLRGPRGGMILTNDEALAKKFNSAIFPGIQGGPLMHVIAAKAVAFGEALRPDFKSYTKQVISNAQALSDQLIKGGLDTITHGTDTHVVLVDLRPKGVKGNATEKALGRAHITCNKNGVPFDPEKPMVTSGIRLGSPAGTTRGFGEPEFRQIADWIIEVVDGLAANGEENNGAVEAKVKAEVAEMCARFPMYPNL; this is encoded by the coding sequence ATGAACGCCCCCCACCGCGCCCCCGGCTTTTTCACTCAGTCACTTGCTGACAGTGACCCGGAACTTTTTGGCTCCATCACGGATGAACTGGGCCGTCAGCGCGACGAGATCGAGCTGATCGCCTCCGAAAACATCGTCTCTGCCGCCGTGCTTGAGGCGCAGGGGTCGATCATGACCAACAAATACGCCGAAGGATATCCGGGGCGGCGTTATTATGGTGGCTGCCAATTCGTGGATGTGGCTGAAAACCTCGCCATCGAGCGGGCGTGCAAACTTTTTGACTGCGGCTTTGCCAATGTGCAGCCGAATTCCGGGTCTCAGGCCAATCAGGGCGTGTTCACTGCCCTTTTGCAGCCGGGCGACACCATTCTGGGCATGAGCCTTGATGCAGGCGGTCACCTGACGCATGGGGCAAAACCGAACCAGTCTGGCAAATGGTTCAATGCCATCCAATACGGCGTGCGCCGCGAAGACAACCTGCTGGACTATGAACAGGTCGAAGCCCTCGCCAAAGAGCACCAGCCCAAGCTGATCATCGCCGGGGGCTCTGCTATCCCGCGCCAGATCGACTTTGCCCGGATGCGCGAAATCGCTGATATGGTGGGCGCGTATCTTCATGTGGACATGGCGCATTTTGCCGGTCTCGTGGCCGCGGGCGAGCATCCCTCGCCCTTCCCGCATGCGCATGTGGCCACCACGACGACGCATAAGACCCTGCGCGGCCCGCGCGGCGGCATGATCCTGACAAACGACGAGGCACTGGCGAAAAAGTTCAATTCCGCCATCTTCCCCGGCATTCAGGGCGGTCCGCTGATGCATGTGATCGCCGCCAAGGCCGTTGCCTTTGGCGAAGCGTTGCGGCCAGATTTCAAGTCCTACACAAAGCAGGTCATAAGCAACGCGCAGGCGCTGTCGGATCAGCTGATCAAGGGCGGGTTGGACACGATCACGCATGGTACGGACACGCATGTGGTGCTGGTCGATCTGCGCCCCAAAGGCGTGAAGGGCAACGCGACCGAAAAGGCGCTGGGGCGCGCACATATCACCTGCAACAAAAACGGCGTGCCGTTTGATCCGGAAAAACCGATGGTGACTTCCGGCATCCGTCTGGGCAGCCCGGCCGGGACGACGCGCGGTTTCGGTGAGCCGGAGTTTCGCCAGATCGCGGATTGGATCATCGAAGTTGTCGACGGCCTTGCCGCCAATGGCGAGGAAAACAACGGTGCGGTGGAGGCCAAGGTCAAAGCCGAGGTCGCAGAGATGTGCGCCCGCTTCCCAATGTATCCAAACCTCTAA
- a CDS encoding NAD kinase codes for MTSKIAFTASRADVAQTARAALVTRYGNVDVQEADVIVALGGDGFMLQTLHATQDHPAPVYGMNRGTIGFLMNAYAESDLPARLADAEEEVINPLAMIATCADGSTTKALAINEVSLLRTGPQAAKLRVTIDGRLRMAELVCDGALLSTPAGSTAYNYSAHGPILPIGSAVLALTAMSAFRPRRWRGALLPQDATVRFDVLEHDKRPVMAEADAQSVMDVTSVEIRSEPSVAHRILFDPGHGLEERLINEQFT; via the coding sequence ATGACCAGCAAGATCGCCTTTACTGCCAGTCGGGCGGATGTCGCGCAGACGGCCCGAGCAGCGCTTGTCACCCGCTATGGTAATGTCGATGTTCAAGAGGCGGATGTCATTGTCGCATTGGGGGGCGATGGTTTCATGCTGCAAACACTTCATGCGACGCAGGATCACCCGGCACCTGTCTACGGGATGAACCGGGGGACCATTGGTTTTTTGATGAATGCCTATGCAGAAAGCGACTTGCCCGCCCGTCTCGCGGACGCCGAGGAAGAGGTTATCAACCCGCTGGCCATGATCGCGACCTGCGCGGATGGATCAACCACCAAGGCGCTGGCGATCAACGAGGTTTCCCTGCTGCGCACCGGTCCGCAGGCGGCCAAGCTGCGGGTGACGATTGATGGCCGGTTGCGCATGGCTGAACTGGTCTGTGATGGCGCCTTGTTGAGCACGCCCGCAGGGTCCACCGCCTATAATTACTCGGCACACGGGCCAATTTTGCCCATCGGGTCGGCGGTGCTGGCGCTGACTGCGATGAGCGCTTTTCGCCCAAGACGCTGGCGGGGGGCCCTCTTGCCGCAGGATGCAACGGTGCGCTTTGATGTGCTGGAGCATGACAAACGCCCGGTTATGGCCGAAGCCGACGCACAGTCCGTTATGGACGTGACCTCGGTCGAAATCCGCTCTGAGCCATCGGTGGCGCATCGCATTCTGTTTGATCCGGGCCATGGCCTTGAGGAACGTCTCATCAATGAGCAATTCACCTGA